Proteins encoded by one window of Bos javanicus breed banteng chromosome 22, ARS-OSU_banteng_1.0, whole genome shotgun sequence:
- the USP19 gene encoding ubiquitin carboxyl-terminal hydrolase 19 isoform X13, whose amino-acid sequence MSGGASATGPRRGPPGLEEATSKKKQKDRANQESKDGDPRRGSAFTPREEQTKEDLGLDWRQSADEVIVKLRVGTGPLRLEEVDAAFTDTDCVLRLPDGRQWGGVFYAEIESSCTKVQARKGGLLQLSLPKKVPLLTWPSLLKKPLGTQELVPGLRCQENGQEPSPVALEPGPEPRRAKQEARNQKRAQGRGEVGAGAGPGAQAGPSAKRAVHLRRGPEGEGPRDGPGPRGDAPQFLAEPATQAEAEEQLRVPPLTPQTCLLGSEENLALLTGKKAAAPRSDPVSPTVARSRDPEKDDCSKEEMAVATDAAALVDEPESTVNLAFVKNDSYEKGPDSVVVHVYVKEIRRDTSRVLFREQDFTLIFQTRDGNFLRLHPGCGPHTIFRWQVKLRNLIEPEQCTFCFTASRIDICLRKRQSQRWGGLEAPAARVGGAKVAVPTGPSPLDSAPPGGTPHPLTGQEEARAVEKEKPKARSEDTGLDGVATRTPVEHVAPKSEPHLASPKPTCMVPPMPHSPVSGDSVEEEEEEEKKVCLPGFTGLVNLGNTCFMNSVIQSLSNTRELRDFFHDRSFEAEINYNNPLGTGGRLAIGFAVLLRALWKGTHHAFQPSKLKAIVASKASQFTGYAQHDAQEFMAFLLDGLHEDLNRIQNKPYTETVDSDGRPDEVVAEEAWQRHKMRNDSFIVDLFQGQYKSKLVCPVCAKVSITFDPFLYLPVPLPQKQKVLPVFYFAREPHSKPIKFLVSVSKENSSASEVLDSLSQSVHVKPENLRLAEVIKNRFHRVFLPSHSLDTVSPSDTLLCFELLSPELAKERVVVLEVQQRPQVPSIPISKCAACQRKQQSEDEKLKRCTRCYRVGYCNQLCQKTHWPDHKGLCRPENIGYPFLVSVPASRLTYARLAQLLEGYARYSVSVFQPPFQPGRMALESQGPGCTTLLSTSSLEAGDSDRDPIQPPELQLVTPVAEGDTGASRAWASPDRGPVPSTSGISSEMVASGPVEVGALTVGERVSRPEAAVPGYQHPSEALSAHTPQFFIYRIDASNREQRLEDKGDVPLDLGDDCSLALVWRNNERLQEFVLVASKELECAEDPGSAGEAARAGHFTLDQCLNLFTRPEVLAPEEAWYCPQCKQHREASKQLLLWRLPNVLIVQLKRFSFRSFIWRDKINDLVEFPVRNLDLGKFCIGQKEEQLPSYDLYAVINHYGGMIGGHYTACARLPNDRSSQRSDVGWRLFDDSTVTTVDESQVVTRYAYVLFYRRRNSPVERPPRAGHSEHHPDLGPAAESAASQGLGPGQAPEVAPTRTAPERFAPPVDRPAPTYSNMEEVD is encoded by the exons CCTCGGGAGGAGCAGACCAAAGAGG ACTTAGGGCTCGATTGGAGGCAGAGTGCTGATGAGGTGATTGTCAAGCTGCGCGTGGGAACCGGTCCCCTGCGGCTGGAGGAAGTTGACGCTGCTTTCACAGACACGGACTGTGTGCTGCGGCTCCCAG ATGGTCGGCAGTGGGGTGGTGTTTTCTATGCCGAGATAGAGAGTTCTTGCACCAAAGTGCAGGCTCGCAAAGGTGGCCTCCTGCAGCTGTCACTGCCCAAGAAGGTGCCTCTGCTTACGTGGCCCTCTCTGCTG AAGAAACCTCTAGGGACCCAGGAGTTGGTGCCAGGGTTGCGGTGCCAGGAGAATGGGCAGGAGCCATCTCCCGTTGCCCTGGAGCCAGGCCCTGAGCCCCGGCGGGCTAAGCAGGAAGCCCGCAACCAGAAGCGGGCCCAGGGCCGTGGTGAGGTAGGCGCTGGGGCTGGTCCTGGGGCCCAGGCAGGGCCCAGCGCCAAGAGGGCCGTGCATCTCCGCAGAGGGCCAGAGGGGGAAGGGCCCAGAGATGGCCCTGGGCCTCGGGGTGATGCCCCCCAATTCCTGGCTGAGCCGGCCACCCAG GCTGAGGCTGAGGAACAGCTCCGTGTACCACCACTGACCCCCCAGACCTGCCTCCTGGGCTCAGAGGAGAATCTAGCACTTTTGACAGGAAAGAAGGCAGCAGCCCCCAGGAGCGACCCAGTGTCCCCTACCGTGGCTCGGAGCAGAGACCCTGAGAAGGACGATTGTTCCAAGGAGGAGATGGCAGTGGCCACAGATGCTGCAGCCTTGGTGGATG AGCCCGAGTCCACGGTGAACCTGGCATTTGTCAAGAATGATTCGTACGAGAAGGGGCCGGACTCAGTGGTGGTGCACGTGTATGTGAAGGAAATCCGCAGGGACACCTCTCGAGTGCTCTTCCGTGAGCAGGACTTCACGCTTATCTTCCAGAccag GGACGGAAACTTCCTGAGACTGCATCCGGGCTGTGGACCCCACACCATCTTCCGTTGGCAGGTGAAGCTCAG GAACCTGATCGAGCCCGAGCAGTGCACCTTCTGCTTCACGGCCTCGCGCATCGACATCTGCCTCCGCAAGCGGCAGAGCCAGCGCTGGGGGGGCCTGGAGGCCCCGGCTGCACGAG TGGGTGGTGCAAAGGTCGCCGTGCCGACAGGTCCATCCCCCCTGGATTCAGCCCCACCGGGAGGTACACCCCATCCCTTGACAGGCCAGGAGGAAGCCCGGGCCGTGGAGAAGGAGAAACCCAAGGCTCGATCTGAGGACACAGGCCTCGATGGGGTGGCCACCCGCACCCCCGTGGAGCATGTAGCCCCAAAGTCAGAGCCACACCTGGCGTCG CCCAAGCCCACATGTATGGTGCCTCCAATGCCCCACAGCCCGGTGAGTGGAGACAGcgtggaggaagaagaggaggaagagaagaaggtgTGTCTGCCAGGCTTCACCGGCCTCGTCAACTTAGGCAACACCTGCTTCATGAACAGCGTCATTCAGTCTCTGTCCAACACGCGGGAGCTGCGGGACTTCTTCCATG ACCGCTCCTTCGAGGCTGAGATCAACTACAACAACCCGCTGGGGACTGGTGGGCGTCTGGCCATCGGCTTTGCTGTGCTGCTCCGGGCGCTGTGGAAGGGCACCCACCATGCCTTCCAGCCCTCCAAGTTGAAG GCCATCGTGGCGAGCAAGGCCAGCCAGTTCACAGGCTACGCCCAGCACGATGCCCAGGAGTTCATGGCTTTCCTGCTGGATGGGCTGCACGAGGACTTGAACCGCATTCAGAATAAGCCCTACACGGAGACTGTGGACTCAGATGGGCGGCCTGATGAG GTGGTGGCTGAGGAAGCCTGGCAGCGGCACAAGATGAGGAACGACTCTTTCATCGTGGACCTGTTTCAGGGCCAGTACAAGTCGAAGCTGGTGTGCCCCGTGTGTGCAAAG GTCTCCATCACTTTTGACCCGTTCCTGTACCTGCCAGTGCCCTTGCCCCAGAAGCAAAAGGTTCTCCCTGTCTTCTATTTCGCCCGGGAGCCCCACAGCAAGCCCATCAAG TTTCTGGTGAGCGTCAGCAAAGAGAACTCCAGTGCGAGCGAAGTGTTGGACTCCCTATCTCAGAGTGTCCATGTGAAGCCTGAGAACCTGCGTCTGGCTGAG GTGATTAAGAATCGCTTCCACCGTGTGTTCCTGCCCTCCCACTCACTGGACACCGTGTCCCCGTCCGACACACTCCTCTGCTTCGAGTTGCTGTCCCCAGAGTTGGCCAAGGAGCGGGTGGTGGTGCTAGAGGTACAACAG CGCCCCCAGGTGCCCAGCATCCCCATCTCCAAGTGTGCAGCCTGCCAGCGGAAGCAGCAGTCAGAGGACGAGAAGCTGAAGCGCTGTACCCGGTGCTACCGCGTGGGCTACTGCAACCA GCTCTGTCAGAAAACCCACTGGCCTGACCACAAGGGCCTCTGCCGCCCCGAGAACATTGGCTACCCCTTCCTGGTCAGTGTCCCCGCCTCGCGCCTCACCTACGCCCGTCTCGCTCAGCTGCTAGAGGGCTATGCCCG GTACTCTGTGAGTGTGTTCCAGCCGCCCTTCCAGCCCGGCCGCATGGCCTTGGAGTCCCAGGGCCCTGGCTGCACCACGCTACTCTCCACTAGCTCCCTGGAGGCCGGGGACAGTGACAGGGACCCCATTCAGCCACCAGAGCTCCAGTTGGTGACCCCTGTGGCTGAGGGGGACACTGGGGCCTCCCGGGCATGGGCATCCCCTGATCGGGGCCCTGTGCCCAGCACCAGCGGCATTTCTTCTGAGATGGTGGCCAGTGGGCCTGTTGAAGTTGGCGCCTTGACTGTTGGTGAGAGGGTGTCCCGGCCTGAAG CTGCTGTGCCCGGGTACCAACACCCAAGTGAAGCCCTGAGTGCCCACACTCCACAGTTCTTCATCTACAGAATTGATGCGTCCAACCGAGAGCAGCGGCTAGAGGACAAAG GAGACGTCCCACTGGACCTGGGAGACGACTGCAGCCTGGCCCTGGTCTGGCGCAACAATGAGCGCCTGCAGGAGTTTGTGCTGGTGGCCTCCAAGGAGCTGGAGTGCGCCGAGGACCCTGGGTCTGCCGGCGAGGCTGCCCGTGCCGGCCACTTCACGCTGGACCAGTGCCTCAACCTCTTCACACGGCCGGAGGTGTTGGCACCCGAGGAGGCTTG GTACTGCCCGCAGTGCAAACAGCACCGCGAGGCCTCCAAGCAGCTGCTGCTGTGGCGCCTGCCCAATGTGCTCATCGTGCAGCTCAAGCGCTTCTCCTTCCGCAGCTTCATCTGGCGTGACAAGATCAACGACCTGGTGGAGTTTCCCGTCCG GAACCTGGACCTGGGCAAGTTCTGTATCGGTCAGAAAGAGGAGCAGCTGCCCAGCTACGACCTGTACGCCGTCATCAACCACTACGGGGGCATGATTGGCGGCCACTACACCGCCTGTGCACGCCTGCCCAATGACCGCAGCAGCCAGCGCAGCGACGTGG GCTGGCGCCTGTTCGACGACAGCACGGTGACAACGGTAGACGAGAGCCAGGTGGTGACGCGTTATGCCTATGTCCTCTTCTACCGCCGGCGGAACTCTCCCGTGGAGAGGCCCCCCCGGGCAGGTCACTCTGAGCACCACCCTGACCTGGGCCCTGCAGCTGAGTCAGCTGCCAGCCAG
- the USP19 gene encoding ubiquitin carboxyl-terminal hydrolase 19 isoform X9 has protein sequence MSGGASATGPRRGPPGLEEATSKKKQKDRANQESKDGDPRRGSAFTPREEQTKEDLGLDWRQSADEVIVKLRVGTGPLRLEEVDAAFTDTDCVLRLPDGRQWGGVFYAEIESSCTKVQARKGGLLQLSLPKKVPLLTWPSLLKPLGTQELVPGLRCQENGQEPSPVALEPGPEPRRAKQEARNQKRAQGRGEVGAGAGPGAQAGPSAKRAVHLRRGPEGEGPRDGPGPRGDAPQFLAEPATQAEAEEQLRVPPLTPQTCLLGSEENLALLTGKKAAAPRSDPVSPTVARSRDPEKDDCSKEEMAVATDAAALVDGKEPESTVNLAFVKNDSYEKGPDSVVVHVYVKEIRRDTSRVLFREQDFTLIFQTRDGNFLRLHPGCGPHTIFRWQVKLRNLIEPEQCTFCFTASRIDICLRKRQSQRWGGLEAPAARGAVGGAKVAVPTGPSPLDSAPPGGTPHPLTGQEEARAVEKEKPKARSEDTGLDGVATRTPVEHVAPKSEPHLASPKPTCMVPPMPHSPVSGDSVEEEEEEEKKVCLPGFTGLVNLGNTCFMNSVIQSLSNTRELRDFFHDRSFEAEINYNNPLGTGGRLAIGFAVLLRALWKGTHHAFQPSKLKAIVASKASQFTGYAQHDAQEFMAFLLDGLHEDLNRIQNKPYTETVDSDGRPDEVVAEEAWQRHKMRNDSFIVDLFQGQYKSKLVCPVCAKVSITFDPFLYLPVPLPQKQKVLPVFYFAREPHSKPIKFLVSVSKENSSASEVLDSLSQSVHVKPENLRLAEVIKNRFHRVFLPSHSLDTVSPSDTLLCFELLSPELAKERVVVLEVQQRPQVPSIPISKCAACQRKQQSEDEKLKRCTRCYRVGYCNQLCQKTHWPDHKGLCRPENIGYPFLVSVPASRLTYARLAQLLEGYARYSVSVFQPPFQPGRMALESQGPGCTTLLSTSSLEAGDSDRDPIQPPELQLVTPVAEGDTGASRAWASPDRGPVPSTSGISSEMVASGPVEVGALTVGERVSRPEAAVPGYQHPSEALSAHTPQFFIYRIDASNREQRLEDKGDVPLDLGDDCSLALVWRNNERLQEFVLVASKELECAEDPGSAGEAARAGHFTLDQCLNLFTRPEVLAPEEAWYCPQCKQHREASKQLLLWRLPNVLIVQLKRFSFRSFIWRDKINDLVEFPVRNLDLGKFCIGQKEEQLPSYDLYAVINHYGGMIGGHYTACARLPNDRSSQRSDVGWRLFDDSTVTTVDESQVVTRYAYVLFYRRRNSPVERPPRAGHSEHHPDLGPAAESAASQGLGPGQAPEVAPTRTAPERFAPPVDRPAPTYSNMEEVD, from the exons CCTCGGGAGGAGCAGACCAAAGAGG ACTTAGGGCTCGATTGGAGGCAGAGTGCTGATGAGGTGATTGTCAAGCTGCGCGTGGGAACCGGTCCCCTGCGGCTGGAGGAAGTTGACGCTGCTTTCACAGACACGGACTGTGTGCTGCGGCTCCCAG ATGGTCGGCAGTGGGGTGGTGTTTTCTATGCCGAGATAGAGAGTTCTTGCACCAAAGTGCAGGCTCGCAAAGGTGGCCTCCTGCAGCTGTCACTGCCCAAGAAGGTGCCTCTGCTTACGTGGCCCTCTCTGCTG AAACCTCTAGGGACCCAGGAGTTGGTGCCAGGGTTGCGGTGCCAGGAGAATGGGCAGGAGCCATCTCCCGTTGCCCTGGAGCCAGGCCCTGAGCCCCGGCGGGCTAAGCAGGAAGCCCGCAACCAGAAGCGGGCCCAGGGCCGTGGTGAGGTAGGCGCTGGGGCTGGTCCTGGGGCCCAGGCAGGGCCCAGCGCCAAGAGGGCCGTGCATCTCCGCAGAGGGCCAGAGGGGGAAGGGCCCAGAGATGGCCCTGGGCCTCGGGGTGATGCCCCCCAATTCCTGGCTGAGCCGGCCACCCAG GCTGAGGCTGAGGAACAGCTCCGTGTACCACCACTGACCCCCCAGACCTGCCTCCTGGGCTCAGAGGAGAATCTAGCACTTTTGACAGGAAAGAAGGCAGCAGCCCCCAGGAGCGACCCAGTGTCCCCTACCGTGGCTCGGAGCAGAGACCCTGAGAAGGACGATTGTTCCAAGGAGGAGATGGCAGTGGCCACAGATGCTGCAGCCTTGGTGGATGGTAAAG AGCCCGAGTCCACGGTGAACCTGGCATTTGTCAAGAATGATTCGTACGAGAAGGGGCCGGACTCAGTGGTGGTGCACGTGTATGTGAAGGAAATCCGCAGGGACACCTCTCGAGTGCTCTTCCGTGAGCAGGACTTCACGCTTATCTTCCAGAccag GGACGGAAACTTCCTGAGACTGCATCCGGGCTGTGGACCCCACACCATCTTCCGTTGGCAGGTGAAGCTCAG GAACCTGATCGAGCCCGAGCAGTGCACCTTCTGCTTCACGGCCTCGCGCATCGACATCTGCCTCCGCAAGCGGCAGAGCCAGCGCTGGGGGGGCCTGGAGGCCCCGGCTGCACGAG GTGCAGTGGGTGGTGCAAAGGTCGCCGTGCCGACAGGTCCATCCCCCCTGGATTCAGCCCCACCGGGAGGTACACCCCATCCCTTGACAGGCCAGGAGGAAGCCCGGGCCGTGGAGAAGGAGAAACCCAAGGCTCGATCTGAGGACACAGGCCTCGATGGGGTGGCCACCCGCACCCCCGTGGAGCATGTAGCCCCAAAGTCAGAGCCACACCTGGCGTCG CCCAAGCCCACATGTATGGTGCCTCCAATGCCCCACAGCCCGGTGAGTGGAGACAGcgtggaggaagaagaggaggaagagaagaaggtgTGTCTGCCAGGCTTCACCGGCCTCGTCAACTTAGGCAACACCTGCTTCATGAACAGCGTCATTCAGTCTCTGTCCAACACGCGGGAGCTGCGGGACTTCTTCCATG ACCGCTCCTTCGAGGCTGAGATCAACTACAACAACCCGCTGGGGACTGGTGGGCGTCTGGCCATCGGCTTTGCTGTGCTGCTCCGGGCGCTGTGGAAGGGCACCCACCATGCCTTCCAGCCCTCCAAGTTGAAG GCCATCGTGGCGAGCAAGGCCAGCCAGTTCACAGGCTACGCCCAGCACGATGCCCAGGAGTTCATGGCTTTCCTGCTGGATGGGCTGCACGAGGACTTGAACCGCATTCAGAATAAGCCCTACACGGAGACTGTGGACTCAGATGGGCGGCCTGATGAG GTGGTGGCTGAGGAAGCCTGGCAGCGGCACAAGATGAGGAACGACTCTTTCATCGTGGACCTGTTTCAGGGCCAGTACAAGTCGAAGCTGGTGTGCCCCGTGTGTGCAAAG GTCTCCATCACTTTTGACCCGTTCCTGTACCTGCCAGTGCCCTTGCCCCAGAAGCAAAAGGTTCTCCCTGTCTTCTATTTCGCCCGGGAGCCCCACAGCAAGCCCATCAAG TTTCTGGTGAGCGTCAGCAAAGAGAACTCCAGTGCGAGCGAAGTGTTGGACTCCCTATCTCAGAGTGTCCATGTGAAGCCTGAGAACCTGCGTCTGGCTGAG GTGATTAAGAATCGCTTCCACCGTGTGTTCCTGCCCTCCCACTCACTGGACACCGTGTCCCCGTCCGACACACTCCTCTGCTTCGAGTTGCTGTCCCCAGAGTTGGCCAAGGAGCGGGTGGTGGTGCTAGAGGTACAACAG CGCCCCCAGGTGCCCAGCATCCCCATCTCCAAGTGTGCAGCCTGCCAGCGGAAGCAGCAGTCAGAGGACGAGAAGCTGAAGCGCTGTACCCGGTGCTACCGCGTGGGCTACTGCAACCA GCTCTGTCAGAAAACCCACTGGCCTGACCACAAGGGCCTCTGCCGCCCCGAGAACATTGGCTACCCCTTCCTGGTCAGTGTCCCCGCCTCGCGCCTCACCTACGCCCGTCTCGCTCAGCTGCTAGAGGGCTATGCCCG GTACTCTGTGAGTGTGTTCCAGCCGCCCTTCCAGCCCGGCCGCATGGCCTTGGAGTCCCAGGGCCCTGGCTGCACCACGCTACTCTCCACTAGCTCCCTGGAGGCCGGGGACAGTGACAGGGACCCCATTCAGCCACCAGAGCTCCAGTTGGTGACCCCTGTGGCTGAGGGGGACACTGGGGCCTCCCGGGCATGGGCATCCCCTGATCGGGGCCCTGTGCCCAGCACCAGCGGCATTTCTTCTGAGATGGTGGCCAGTGGGCCTGTTGAAGTTGGCGCCTTGACTGTTGGTGAGAGGGTGTCCCGGCCTGAAG CTGCTGTGCCCGGGTACCAACACCCAAGTGAAGCCCTGAGTGCCCACACTCCACAGTTCTTCATCTACAGAATTGATGCGTCCAACCGAGAGCAGCGGCTAGAGGACAAAG GAGACGTCCCACTGGACCTGGGAGACGACTGCAGCCTGGCCCTGGTCTGGCGCAACAATGAGCGCCTGCAGGAGTTTGTGCTGGTGGCCTCCAAGGAGCTGGAGTGCGCCGAGGACCCTGGGTCTGCCGGCGAGGCTGCCCGTGCCGGCCACTTCACGCTGGACCAGTGCCTCAACCTCTTCACACGGCCGGAGGTGTTGGCACCCGAGGAGGCTTG GTACTGCCCGCAGTGCAAACAGCACCGCGAGGCCTCCAAGCAGCTGCTGCTGTGGCGCCTGCCCAATGTGCTCATCGTGCAGCTCAAGCGCTTCTCCTTCCGCAGCTTCATCTGGCGTGACAAGATCAACGACCTGGTGGAGTTTCCCGTCCG GAACCTGGACCTGGGCAAGTTCTGTATCGGTCAGAAAGAGGAGCAGCTGCCCAGCTACGACCTGTACGCCGTCATCAACCACTACGGGGGCATGATTGGCGGCCACTACACCGCCTGTGCACGCCTGCCCAATGACCGCAGCAGCCAGCGCAGCGACGTGG GCTGGCGCCTGTTCGACGACAGCACGGTGACAACGGTAGACGAGAGCCAGGTGGTGACGCGTTATGCCTATGTCCTCTTCTACCGCCGGCGGAACTCTCCCGTGGAGAGGCCCCCCCGGGCAGGTCACTCTGAGCACCACCCTGACCTGGGCCCTGCAGCTGAGTCAGCTGCCAGCCAG